The following proteins are encoded in a genomic region of Mahella australiensis 50-1 BON:
- a CDS encoding phage holin family protein, whose translation MISAIIKLIISAIVLLLVGVIVPGFSVAGFWGAIVASIVIIGLSYLATMLFGKDMSPYGRGFVSFLLSAIVLYLSQFIVSSIDMNFLGALLASFVIGLVDAFIPTQFR comes from the coding sequence ATGATAAGTGCTATTATTAAGCTCATCATTTCGGCAATAGTATTGCTGTTAGTAGGTGTCATAGTACCTGGATTCAGTGTGGCAGGCTTTTGGGGTGCTATCGTTGCATCAATAGTTATAATCGGGCTCAGTTATCTGGCAACGATGCTGTTTGGGAAAGATATGTCGCCCTATGGGAGAGGCTTTGTAAGCTTTTTATTATCCGCTATTGTGCTGTATCTCTCTCAGTTCATTGTTTCTTCGATAGACATGAACTTTTTAGGAGCATTATTGGCGTCTTTCGTTATAGGCCTTGTTGATGCTTTTATACCCACACAGTTTAGATAG
- the yicI gene encoding alpha-xylosidase, giving the protein MKFTDGYWLKKKGVNIYNAAEVYDVKRDDNSVTVYCPPVKIMHRGQTLGGPLLTIRFSSPRENIIRVQAYHFTGGTQKEPSFELADESYPLGVVETDDEITISSGKLCARICKRDFKIQYIYDGRLLTSTGNRQLGYITAPDGVYMREQLALDVGETVYGLGERFTPFVKNGQVVDIWNEDGGTASEQAYKNIPFYMTNKGYGVFVNDTGRVSYEIASEVVSRVQFSVPGEKLDYMVIGGDDMKGVLENYTALTGRPALPPAWSFGLWLSTSFTTDYDEKTVNSFIDGMTQRGIPLSVFHFDCFWMKEYEWCNFEWDERQFPDPAGMLARLKEKGLKICVWINPYIAQKSPLFEEGKQNGYLLKRQNGDVWQWDMWQPGMGLVDFTNPAACEWYCSKLQRLMDMGVDCFKTDFGERIPTDVVYFDGSDPIKMHNYYTYLYNKTVFKLVKKNKGENNALVFARSATAGSQKFPVHWGGDCDSEYYSMAESLRGGLSLAMSGFGFWSHDISGFESTATPDLYKRWAAFGLLSTHSRLHGSGSYRVPWLFDEEAVDVVRHFTELKCSLMPYLYSMACITAQRGIPSMRSMVLEFPEDANCAWLDRQYMLGDSLLIAPIFHDDSTVDYYLPDGYWTNFISNKVVEGGRWQHEKHNYLSLPLMVRPNSIIPVGSNDQTTDYAYGDGLTLHAFELEDGKLAQTTVYDRDGSLILKATVLKDGDTVHMHFNGKVNGLSVLLRNVFAVTQADGAKIKATGLGAELLIDDGLEDVTCVLG; this is encoded by the coding sequence ATGAAGTTTACAGATGGTTATTGGTTGAAGAAAAAGGGTGTAAATATCTATAACGCTGCTGAGGTGTATGATGTAAAGAGGGACGATAATTCGGTTACTGTTTACTGCCCGCCGGTAAAGATAATGCACCGTGGGCAGACGTTGGGGGGACCTCTGCTTACCATACGTTTCAGCTCTCCGCGCGAGAATATCATACGCGTTCAGGCTTATCACTTTACAGGTGGTACACAAAAAGAGCCGTCGTTTGAGCTGGCCGATGAGTCATATCCTCTCGGTGTTGTCGAAACCGACGATGAGATAACCATATCCAGCGGCAAGCTCTGTGCAAGGATATGCAAAAGGGATTTTAAGATACAATACATTTATGACGGCCGGCTTCTTACATCCACCGGCAATAGGCAGCTCGGATATATTACGGCGCCGGATGGCGTATATATGCGCGAGCAACTGGCCTTAGACGTGGGAGAAACTGTCTACGGCCTCGGTGAGCGTTTCACACCTTTCGTAAAAAACGGCCAGGTCGTGGATATATGGAATGAGGACGGCGGAACGGCATCGGAACAGGCGTATAAGAATATACCATTTTACATGACCAATAAAGGTTATGGTGTTTTTGTCAACGATACTGGTCGTGTCTCGTACGAGATAGCATCTGAAGTGGTGTCCAGGGTGCAATTTAGCGTGCCTGGTGAGAAACTGGATTATATGGTTATAGGCGGAGATGACATGAAAGGGGTGCTGGAGAATTATACCGCTTTGACCGGGCGGCCGGCGCTGCCTCCGGCATGGTCATTCGGCCTGTGGCTTTCTACATCGTTTACTACTGATTATGATGAGAAGACAGTTAATTCCTTCATAGATGGTATGACGCAGCGCGGCATACCGTTGAGCGTATTCCATTTCGATTGCTTCTGGATGAAAGAATACGAATGGTGTAACTTCGAATGGGATGAGCGCCAATTTCCCGATCCGGCTGGCATGTTGGCGCGGTTAAAAGAAAAGGGACTCAAAATATGCGTATGGATCAATCCTTATATCGCACAGAAATCACCTTTATTTGAGGAGGGCAAGCAAAACGGCTATCTGCTTAAGCGACAAAATGGGGATGTATGGCAATGGGATATGTGGCAACCGGGCATGGGACTTGTGGATTTTACCAATCCGGCTGCTTGCGAGTGGTATTGCAGTAAATTACAAAGGTTAATGGATATGGGTGTGGATTGTTTCAAGACAGATTTTGGGGAAAGAATTCCGACCGATGTGGTTTATTTCGATGGCAGCGATCCTATAAAGATGCATAATTATTATACCTATTTGTATAATAAAACCGTATTTAAGCTTGTGAAGAAAAACAAAGGCGAGAACAACGCACTCGTATTTGCGCGCAGCGCTACAGCCGGCAGCCAGAAATTCCCGGTACACTGGGGTGGTGACTGCGATTCCGAATATTACTCGATGGCCGAAAGCCTGCGCGGCGGATTATCATTGGCCATGTCCGGATTTGGCTTTTGGAGTCACGATATAAGCGGTTTTGAAAGCACGGCTACACCGGACCTTTACAAGCGGTGGGCTGCTTTCGGCCTGTTATCCACTCATAGCAGGCTACACGGCAGTGGTTCATATCGCGTGCCGTGGTTGTTCGATGAAGAAGCTGTCGACGTGGTGAGGCATTTTACAGAGTTGAAATGTTCTTTGATGCCATATCTATACAGCATGGCCTGCATCACTGCTCAGAGAGGGATACCATCTATGCGCAGCATGGTACTGGAATTCCCTGAAGACGCAAACTGCGCTTGGTTGGACAGACAGTATATGTTGGGCGATTCTCTATTGATAGCACCTATCTTTCACGATGACAGCACAGTGGATTATTATCTGCCTGACGGATACTGGACGAATTTTATCTCCAATAAAGTCGTGGAAGGAGGCAGATGGCAGCATGAGAAGCATAACTATTTGAGTTTGCCTCTAATGGTTCGTCCAAATTCCATAATTCCTGTTGGCAGTAATGACCAAACTACCGACTACGCATACGGAGACGGCCTGACCCTTCATGCATTTGAACTGGAAGACGGGAAATTGGCTCAAACTACAGTTTATGACAGGGACGGTAGCCTTATATTGAAAGCGACAGTGTTAAAAGATGGTGACACAGTACACATGCACTTTAACGGTAAGGTGAATGGTTTGTCGGTGCTGCTGCGCAATGTATTCGCAGTGACACAGGCAGACGGAGCAAAGATAAAAGCAACCGGCCTAGGAGCGGAGTTGCTTATAGACGACGGATTAGAGGATGTTACCTGTGTGCTGGGATAA
- a CDS encoding carbohydrate ABC transporter permease, whose amino-acid sequence MVQNKTLGSRIFNIVNIIILTILTLSCLYPLWYTFSLSISVKSAANAGLVTFYPIGFSLASYREIMSDIKFFNSFWISIQRVVLGTGLSLLVMIMMAYPLSKSKRDFKARDIFMWIVIFCMLFNGGLIPWYLTVKSYHLLDTIWALVLAGGLPVFNVILLMNFFRNLPADIEEAAVIDGAGPWRILFGIVVPCSLPVIATVTLFTGVYHWNEFFNGLVLMSDASKYPLQTYIQQLVVSIPSDTTLTPDQYKRLSELSNKSLNAAKVFIAITPVLIVYPFLQKYFVTGIMLGAVKE is encoded by the coding sequence ATGGTTCAAAACAAAACGCTTGGATCACGTATTTTTAATATAGTAAATATAATAATTCTTACGATTTTGACTTTATCCTGCCTGTACCCCCTTTGGTATACTTTTTCGCTGTCTATTTCGGTTAAATCGGCGGCTAATGCAGGTTTGGTTACATTTTATCCGATTGGTTTTTCACTCGCTTCATATAGAGAGATAATGAGCGATATAAAGTTTTTTAATTCGTTCTGGATATCCATCCAGCGCGTAGTTTTGGGTACGGGATTATCCCTTCTCGTGATGATAATGATGGCCTATCCGCTTTCTAAGTCAAAACGAGATTTCAAGGCCCGTGATATATTTATGTGGATTGTTATTTTTTGCATGTTGTTCAATGGTGGGTTGATACCATGGTATCTTACTGTTAAAAGCTATCATTTGCTGGATACCATATGGGCGTTGGTTTTAGCTGGCGGTTTGCCTGTTTTCAATGTTATTCTGCTTATGAATTTCTTCCGCAATTTGCCTGCCGATATAGAGGAAGCGGCTGTTATAGACGGAGCCGGGCCGTGGCGTATTTTGTTCGGCATCGTTGTTCCGTGTTCGCTGCCGGTTATCGCTACAGTTACCCTATTTACGGGGGTCTATCATTGGAATGAGTTCTTCAACGGTTTGGTTTTGATGAGCGATGCGTCAAAATATCCGTTGCAGACATACATTCAGCAGCTAGTTGTCAGCATACCGAGTGATACGACTCTAACGCCGGATCAATATAAGAGGCTTTCGGAGTTATCCAATAAGTCTTTAAATGCTGCGAAAGTGTTTATCGCCATAACTCCAGTGCTCATAGTATATCCGTTCTTGCAAAAGTATTTTGTTACAGGTATAATGCTTGGGGCAGTTAAAGAATAG
- a CDS encoding ABC transporter permease, giving the protein MKTRKIGIQKHYYLMMLPGMLWLLLFSIVPMFGIIMAFQDYNPGQGILHSEWIGLENFRYLFQLDDSKQVIINTLIISIGKIVLNLIVPLTFALLLNEVRSLRYKKFVQTVVFVPHFLSWVIMATIVIGIFGYNGVVNTIAGWFGAQPRLFMADPSIFRELLIGTDVWKEFGYNAVIFLAALTSVNPNLYEAAAIDGANRWQSMWHITLPELTPTIVLLGVLALGNILNAGFDQVYNLYNPLVYSTGDILDTWIYRLGLQNLQFSLATAAGLLKSAVSFILITVSYVLAYKFADYRIF; this is encoded by the coding sequence ATGAAAACTAGGAAAATAGGAATTCAAAAGCATTATTATTTGATGATGTTGCCTGGCATGCTATGGCTTTTATTGTTCAGCATTGTACCGATGTTTGGCATAATTATGGCATTTCAGGATTACAATCCGGGACAAGGTATCTTGCATTCTGAATGGATTGGTTTGGAAAACTTCCGTTATTTATTTCAATTGGATGATAGTAAACAGGTTATCATCAATACGCTTATTATTTCTATAGGCAAAATCGTATTGAATTTGATTGTGCCTCTGACATTTGCTTTATTGCTTAACGAGGTTAGAAGCTTACGCTATAAGAAATTTGTTCAAACAGTTGTTTTTGTACCCCATTTTTTGTCGTGGGTCATTATGGCTACCATTGTAATAGGCATTTTTGGTTATAATGGCGTTGTAAATACTATTGCTGGTTGGTTTGGTGCACAACCCAGGCTTTTTATGGCTGATCCATCTATCTTTCGTGAGTTGCTTATCGGAACCGATGTATGGAAAGAATTCGGCTATAATGCTGTTATATTTCTGGCCGCTCTTACTTCTGTGAATCCGAATCTTTATGAGGCAGCCGCTATAGATGGTGCTAACCGATGGCAGAGTATGTGGCATATAACTTTGCCAGAACTGACACCGACTATTGTACTTTTAGGTGTATTGGCCCTCGGGAATATCCTTAATGCCGGTTTCGATCAGGTCTATAATTTATATAATCCATTAGTCTATTCTACCGGAGACATACTTGATACATGGATATACCGTTTAGGATTGCAAAACTTGCAATTTTCGCTCGCTACGGCGGCCGGTTTGCTTAAGTCAGCCGTTAGCTTTATATTGATTACGGTATCTTATGTATTAGCGTATAAGTTTGCGGATTATAGAATATTTTAG
- a CDS encoding extracellular solute-binding protein yields the protein MKRRILAIVLIGVLAIVAVACSSGDTTKPSSDESNNPATTDTTSELTGDAAAFQKFPEPVDVHIGMSVDPTDKTLPSGDSAGNNQYTRYLKDNYNINVIVDWTAAQGNNYNQKVSLAIASGDLPDGLIANDRTYMVKAAKSGLLYDITELFDKTASSQVKEIMDSTQGRAMENASYDGKMVALPNVTVDTDGVHVMLIRKDWLDKLSLPVPKTLSDIEKTAKAFVDNKMAGDNTIGIVGPDKNSYPYCTFLMSSNNAHGFDPVFQAMDAYPGYWVDDGTGKVTYGTLSQNTKKTLELLAKWYKEGLIDPEMGTRDSSAEPVNANQAGIFFGPWWSLGYGNGDSFKNDPNANWQAYPVYTDDGKWNVHMKTVGTTYTLISKDASEDVAKAIIIMNNALVRDEGTFDTSVAIGWYPLRNVMAAADECEYEYKELHKVLKGETQPEDYNKPNSLYKLMYADAKVVKNVVKSANEELNVSDFDQTDFGNFQRMYALLVGDRPYATVTPDKKVYSVTYNQTDTMERKWANLKKLEDETVLKIILGEPSSAFDEFVTKWKAQGGDEITAEVQAEYDKSKK from the coding sequence TTGAAAAGAAGGATTTTGGCTATTGTCTTAATAGGTGTTCTGGCGATTGTTGCAGTGGCGTGTTCGTCGGGCGATACTACAAAACCGAGTTCCGATGAAAGCAATAATCCTGCTACGACAGATACTACGTCTGAATTGACGGGAGACGCCGCCGCATTCCAAAAATTTCCTGAACCTGTCGATGTGCATATTGGTATGAGCGTCGACCCTACAGATAAGACATTGCCTAGCGGCGATAGCGCAGGGAATAATCAGTACACGCGTTATTTGAAGGACAACTATAACATCAATGTTATAGTAGATTGGACTGCGGCACAAGGTAATAACTATAATCAAAAAGTAAGTCTTGCCATAGCATCTGGAGATCTGCCGGATGGATTGATCGCAAACGATCGTACCTATATGGTAAAAGCGGCAAAGTCGGGACTGTTATACGATATCACCGAGTTATTTGATAAAACTGCTTCGTCTCAGGTTAAAGAGATCATGGACAGCACACAAGGTCGCGCGATGGAGAATGCCAGTTATGATGGTAAGATGGTTGCTCTTCCTAATGTCACCGTTGACACGGATGGTGTGCATGTTATGCTTATCCGCAAAGATTGGCTGGATAAGCTTAGCCTTCCGGTACCCAAAACGTTGAGTGACATTGAGAAAACGGCTAAGGCGTTTGTAGATAATAAAATGGCTGGGGACAATACCATCGGCATTGTCGGACCGGATAAAAATAGTTACCCGTATTGTACATTCCTGATGTCATCGAATAATGCTCATGGATTTGATCCTGTATTCCAAGCTATGGATGCTTATCCGGGATATTGGGTGGATGATGGCACTGGAAAGGTAACATATGGCACCTTAAGCCAAAATACGAAAAAGACTTTGGAACTTCTGGCCAAATGGTATAAAGAGGGATTGATAGATCCTGAAATGGGTACACGAGATTCTTCGGCCGAACCTGTAAACGCCAATCAAGCAGGTATATTCTTTGGCCCGTGGTGGAGCCTCGGGTATGGCAATGGAGATTCGTTCAAAAATGACCCAAATGCCAATTGGCAGGCCTATCCGGTATATACTGATGACGGTAAATGGAATGTTCATATGAAGACGGTCGGTACCACCTATACCCTGATTAGCAAGGATGCTAGCGAGGATGTGGCCAAAGCGATCATCATCATGAATAACGCATTGGTACGTGATGAAGGGACTTTTGATACATCGGTAGCTATAGGATGGTATCCATTGCGCAATGTCATGGCAGCCGCCGACGAGTGCGAGTACGAGTATAAAGAGTTGCATAAGGTGCTGAAAGGAGAAACGCAGCCCGAGGATTACAATAAACCGAATAGTCTATATAAGCTGATGTATGCCGACGCGAAAGTGGTGAAGAATGTAGTCAAATCGGCTAACGAAGAATTGAATGTCTCTGATTTCGATCAGACAGACTTTGGTAACTTCCAGCGCATGTATGCTCTTCTGGTTGGCGATCGCCCTTACGCGACCGTTACGCCGGATAAAAAAGTTTACAGCGTGACATATAACCAAACCGATACTATGGAGAGAAAATGGGCCAATCTCAAGAAGCTCGAGGATGAGACTGTCCTTAAGATTATACTCGGAGAGCCGTCTAGTGCTTTTGATGAGTTTGTTACCAAGTGGAAAGCACAGGGCGGAGACGAGATAACGGCCGAAGTACAGGCAGAGTACGATAAGAGCAAAAAGTAA
- a CDS encoding response regulator transcription factor, giving the protein MIHVLIVDDDKLARKGLIAMMPWSSYGMEIVGDVPNGARALEFLAHNAVDLMFVDLAMPVMSGIELMREVRKSYPNVDFVVLTFHENFEYVQAALRLGALDYISKAELESENYDQIFSRIIRKLEGKKQHVLLDEQDSRYSEYDQETEINENVWEEIKQEWYKLYWLYDDDVFAELCLRLKENRIPMRRVEQLFIKLLVMVESATNIKEENLPDSRSIDAAIEWIKCYREALICKAVQASDLGAMPVCIIKAVAFIKENINMPIREEEVAYHVNMSRSYFSQNFKKITGLTFNDYIKKQRVSMAKKLLTDPNRTVADIAQTVGYEDVKYFSRVFYEQVHVSPSRFRQQLSTNSNDC; this is encoded by the coding sequence GTGATTCACGTGTTGATAGTAGATGATGATAAACTGGCGCGTAAAGGTTTGATAGCTATGATGCCATGGTCCTCTTATGGGATGGAGATCGTGGGCGATGTACCTAATGGTGCCAGAGCATTAGAATTTCTTGCTCATAATGCTGTTGATCTGATGTTTGTCGATCTCGCTATGCCTGTGATGTCCGGGATAGAATTGATGAGGGAGGTACGAAAGAGTTATCCTAATGTCGATTTTGTTGTTTTAACGTTTCACGAAAATTTTGAATATGTTCAGGCGGCATTAAGGCTCGGCGCATTGGATTACATTTCCAAAGCAGAGCTTGAGTCGGAAAATTATGACCAGATCTTTAGTCGGATCATTCGGAAGTTAGAGGGCAAGAAGCAGCATGTTTTGCTTGATGAACAGGATTCCCGGTATTCTGAATATGATCAAGAAACGGAAATAAATGAGAACGTATGGGAGGAAATAAAACAGGAATGGTATAAGCTTTATTGGCTTTACGATGACGATGTATTCGCAGAGCTATGTTTAAGATTAAAAGAGAATAGGATTCCTATGCGTCGCGTGGAGCAATTGTTTATAAAGTTATTGGTTATGGTGGAATCTGCTACCAATATTAAGGAAGAAAATCTGCCTGATTCAAGAAGTATAGATGCGGCTATCGAATGGATAAAATGTTATAGGGAAGCCCTAATATGCAAAGCTGTGCAAGCCTCTGATCTTGGTGCAATGCCAGTGTGTATCATAAAAGCAGTGGCTTTTATTAAAGAGAATATAAATATGCCTATCCGTGAAGAAGAGGTAGCATACCACGTAAATATGAGCAGAAGCTATTTTTCCCAAAACTTCAAAAAAATAACGGGGCTTACTTTTAACGATTATATAAAAAAGCAAAGGGTTAGTATGGCTAAAAAGCTGCTAACTGATCCAAATCGAACGGTTGCTGATATTGCGCAAACGGTTGGCTATGAGGACGTGAAGTATTTCTCGCGTGTATTTTATGAACAAGTTCATGTAAGCCCGTCGCGCTTCAGACAACAATTGTCCACCAATAGCAACGATTGTTAA
- a CDS encoding sensor histidine kinase produces MKFKTLKQRLIFTLTIGMLMSFMLMAFTSYNAIYSMQQNKINTSIVSALERFTDQCDRDYYNLMQITQQMMPQGYVGSDVDGYFFADQQFDKAMLSRRISNNIEMLTYSYPNVQLVMYYNPKDNAPLFSNLPPSEDLLLQHLPSLKQNLEISYQPPHSSGYRFSGGQVISVTRDAVFSNGLKLVLYAETKNDMGENFDDIFGSQHMPYILLQIDKNQQIKYSSNSNVFKVGQTLNLDSQKPSGTIEGYIWNRKDSHHGFTNVLLLPISSYNRELYAWRTNISLIAIFTLLVMVVTAIMLHQLIYKPLYIFEEEMEELGNGNMTMVDYNTGVEEFDHMFDQFNAMKMRIQTLMQDIENKERQRHKLEIEKLSYQINPHFLMNALNSAHWMAVMHQQHDIDSYISKLNYILSYSLGKSDQDTTLRTEIKMLKTYIELQKTRYDFEACINIEEGDYLDICVPRLILQPLAENAICHGLDENGILNIDISADYSDKIIKIIIADNGKGLDKQALEALLCPNGLDEDSFGQGIGLRYVYLMLESFYGRGDLMHIESEPDMGTKVMLVLPFQGR; encoded by the coding sequence ATGAAGTTTAAAACGCTTAAACAAAGATTAATATTTACACTAACAATTGGTATGCTGATGAGCTTTATGCTTATGGCATTTACCTCATATAATGCCATATATTCGATGCAACAGAATAAAATAAATACGTCTATAGTGTCCGCTTTGGAACGATTTACAGATCAATGCGATAGGGATTATTATAATCTGATGCAGATAACGCAGCAAATGATGCCTCAGGGATATGTGGGAAGTGATGTAGACGGCTACTTTTTTGCTGATCAGCAATTTGATAAGGCTATGCTATCGCGCAGGATTTCCAATAATATTGAGATGCTTACGTATTCATATCCCAATGTACAACTGGTGATGTATTATAATCCCAAAGATAACGCACCGTTATTCTCCAACCTTCCACCAAGCGAGGATCTGTTGCTTCAGCATCTGCCTAGTCTAAAGCAAAACTTGGAGATTTCTTATCAGCCGCCCCATTCTTCCGGATATAGATTCAGCGGTGGTCAGGTTATATCAGTTACGCGCGACGCTGTTTTCTCAAATGGTCTTAAGCTAGTACTGTATGCTGAGACTAAAAATGATATGGGAGAGAATTTTGACGATATTTTCGGTTCCCAACATATGCCATATATATTATTGCAGATCGACAAAAATCAACAAATAAAATATAGTAGCAACAGTAATGTTTTTAAGGTAGGGCAAACGCTTAATTTAGATTCGCAAAAACCATCGGGTACAATTGAGGGATATATATGGAATCGGAAGGACAGCCATCACGGTTTTACCAATGTGCTTCTGCTTCCTATAAGCAGTTATAATAGAGAGCTTTATGCATGGAGAACCAATATATCGCTTATCGCCATCTTTACGCTGCTTGTTATGGTGGTTACCGCCATCATGCTTCACCAATTGATTTATAAGCCATTGTATATCTTTGAAGAAGAGATGGAAGAACTGGGCAATGGTAATATGACTATGGTGGATTATAATACAGGTGTTGAGGAATTCGACCATATGTTCGATCAGTTTAATGCTATGAAAATGCGTATACAAACCCTTATGCAAGATATAGAGAACAAAGAAAGGCAACGCCATAAACTGGAGATTGAAAAGCTATCCTATCAAATCAACCCGCACTTTCTCATGAACGCGCTAAATTCTGCTCATTGGATGGCAGTAATGCACCAGCAGCACGATATCGATAGCTATATTTCCAAACTCAATTATATATTAAGCTATAGTCTCGGTAAATCCGATCAGGATACCACGCTTAGAACTGAAATCAAGATGCTGAAGACTTATATAGAACTACAGAAAACGCGTTATGATTTCGAAGCTTGTATCAATATTGAGGAGGGCGATTATCTCGATATATGTGTCCCTCGATTGATACTTCAACCCCTTGCGGAAAATGCTATTTGCCATGGACTTGATGAAAATGGTATACTCAATATCGATATTTCAGCGGATTATAGTGATAAAATAATAAAGATAATCATCGCTGATAATGGCAAAGGGCTGGATAAACAAGCGCTGGAAGCCCTGCTTTGCCCTAATGGCTTAGATGAGGATTCGTTTGGCCAAGGTATCGGCTTGCGGTATGTTTACTTAATGTTGGAATCTTTTTATGGCAGAGGTGATCTGATGCATATTGAAAGCGAACCGGATATGGGCACAAAAGTCATGCTCGTTTTGCCGTTTCAAGGGAGGTAG
- a CDS encoding uroporphyrinogen decarboxylase family protein, whose protein sequence is MDLKNYLLIDDYQLKRFERIYAQYKMLYEDPDNCSPMIIVDVSVDGLPTWEERLADPLIMLKAELDTLRPHLEIGDDCVPTVRVQFGTAQIPAAFGCELAIPTNSLPAAKTHVIKSSKDVYKMKKPTLNAGWYGKLKEYTEVFLENLSISIHIQHPDVQSPFNNAHLIRGNDILLDFYDDPDAVDALLDLVTDYMVDLIPYLKQMIGGDKEWFFDWGALWKGTARISNCSVHMISPELYKKHVLPQDIRLMRAIGGGRVHYCGTSDKVIDEFFNIDEISGLDYDGKYHDLWDLSERAPKRLALLQYVDIKSPVGQRLIAGDWPKKRNIIITTSAASIEEGKEIFIKLKSSSNG, encoded by the coding sequence TTGGATTTAAAGAATTATTTGCTTATAGATGATTATCAATTAAAGCGATTCGAACGGATATATGCTCAATATAAAATGCTTTATGAGGATCCGGATAATTGTTCGCCTATGATCATTGTGGATGTATCTGTTGATGGCTTACCTACATGGGAAGAGCGCTTGGCCGATCCGCTTATTATGCTTAAGGCTGAACTGGACACCTTGAGGCCGCATCTGGAGATTGGAGATGACTGCGTGCCTACCGTTAGGGTGCAATTCGGTACGGCGCAGATACCTGCTGCTTTCGGCTGTGAGTTGGCTATACCTACTAACAGCCTGCCAGCAGCTAAAACTCACGTAATAAAAAGCTCAAAAGATGTTTATAAAATGAAAAAGCCGACGCTTAATGCTGGCTGGTATGGTAAGCTTAAGGAATATACCGAGGTGTTCCTTGAGAACCTATCTATTAGTATCCATATACAACATCCGGATGTACAGAGCCCTTTTAACAATGCCCACCTTATTCGAGGTAACGACATATTGCTGGATTTCTACGATGATCCTGATGCTGTAGACGCGTTACTCGATCTTGTTACCGATTATATGGTCGATCTAATCCCATATCTTAAGCAGATGATCGGCGGTGATAAGGAATGGTTTTTTGATTGGGGGGCACTGTGGAAAGGGACAGCGCGTATCAGCAATTGTTCTGTGCATATGATAAGCCCCGAATTATACAAAAAGCATGTGCTGCCGCAGGATATAAGGCTAATGAGGGCTATAGGGGGCGGTAGGGTGCATTATTGTGGTACGTCGGACAAAGTAATCGATGAGTTCTTTAATATCGATGAAATCAGCGGCCTGGATTATGATGGCAAGTATCACGACCTGTGGGATTTGTCTGAAAGAGCTCCTAAGCGCTTAGCCCTTCTACAATATGTAGATATTAAATCACCGGTAGGACAGCGGCTTATAGCCGGTGATTGGCCGAAGAAACGGAATATTATAATAACCACGTCGGCTGCATCGATTGAGGAAGGTAAGGAAATCTTTATAAAACTAAAATCCAGCAGCAACGGTTAA